A genomic window from Sulfurospirillum multivorans DSM 12446 includes:
- a CDS encoding damage-control phosphatase ARMT1 family protein, whose translation MKIQERCLTCIYDQTKRVCELLHVNDEQSAAIDALAHQQIKNFDMNQNPPVNVAPLYEAMAELLNVDDLYADFKKSSSEKAKAFLPLCEAKINASANTLFEATKTAVAGNVIDLAAVMLYDLEEELEKIYHTPFAIDDFKMLEAQLKNTQTLVYLADNAGEEIFDKLYIQTIKKLYPTIEVYYFVRGRPIINDLTCKDALASGMNEIAMIVDSGVPTPGLVLELMNEEARVIFEKAECIIAKGMGNYECLSETNGLPIFFLFKVKCDVVACAVGAQLGNIICKRGIT comes from the coding sequence ATGAAAATTCAAGAACGTTGTTTAACCTGTATTTATGACCAGACCAAACGCGTGTGTGAACTTTTACATGTAAACGATGAACAATCTGCTGCTATTGATGCCCTTGCGCATCAGCAGATCAAAAATTTCGATATGAATCAAAATCCTCCCGTTAATGTGGCTCCTTTGTACGAAGCGATGGCAGAACTTTTAAACGTCGATGATCTCTATGCGGATTTTAAAAAATCATCTTCAGAAAAAGCCAAAGCTTTTCTTCCCTTGTGCGAAGCAAAAATAAATGCGAGTGCTAACACCCTTTTTGAAGCGACCAAAACAGCCGTAGCGGGCAATGTGATCGATCTTGCGGCGGTGATGTTGTACGATCTTGAAGAGGAGTTGGAGAAGATTTACCATACACCCTTTGCGATTGATGATTTTAAAATGCTTGAAGCGCAACTGAAAAACACACAAACACTGGTCTATTTAGCCGATAATGCGGGCGAAGAGATCTTCGATAAACTCTACATTCAAACCATCAAAAAACTCTATCCAACCATTGAAGTCTACTATTTTGTGCGTGGACGACCGATCATCAATGATCTTACATGTAAAGACGCACTTGCTTCTGGTATGAATGAAATCGCAATGATTGTGGATAGTGGCGTTCCAACTCCTGGGCTTGTGTTGGAGCTCATGAATGAAGAGGCGCGTGTAATTTTTGAAAAAGCGGAGTGCATCATTGCTAAAGGGATGGGAAATTACGAATGCTTGAGTGAAACCAATGGGCTTCCGATTTTCTTTCTTTTTAAAGTGAAATGCGATGTGGTAGCCTGTGCAGTGGGAGCACAGCTTGGTAATATTATCTGTAAACGTGGGATAACTTAA
- the rplS gene encoding 50S ribosomal protein L19 — protein MRNKYIEAFEAAQISEKNVPAFRAGDTLRVAVKIKEGDKQRVQNFEGICIARRGTGTGETFMVRKIGANSVGVERIFPIYSDSIDEIVVLRRGVVRRAKLFYLRDRRGKAAKIRELRK, from the coding sequence ATGAGAAATAAATATATTGAAGCTTTCGAAGCAGCACAGATTTCTGAGAAAAATGTTCCCGCTTTTAGAGCAGGTGATACCCTAAGAGTTGCTGTAAAAATTAAAGAAGGCGATAAACAACGTGTTCAAAATTTTGAAGGTATTTGTATTGCAAGACGTGGCACGGGTACAGGCGAGACTTTCATGGTAAGAAAAATCGGTGCAAACAGTGTTGGCGTAGAGAGAATCTTCCCAATCTATTCAGATAGCATTGATGAGATCGTTGTTCTTAGACGTGGTGTTGTAAGACGTGCGAAACTCTTCTACCTTAGAGATAGACGTGGTAAAGCTGCAAAAATTAGAGAACTTAGAAAATAA
- a CDS encoding KH domain-containing protein — MIDTFLEEFAKLLVDNPAGVRVERSDVDGTFCEVVIYADKIDTGKLIGKDGKMINSLKTLISGCKAKDGISYRVTVKANDE; from the coding sequence ATGATTGACACATTTCTCGAAGAGTTTGCCAAGCTTTTGGTAGACAATCCAGCAGGTGTACGCGTTGAGCGAAGCGATGTTGATGGAACATTTTGCGAAGTTGTCATCTATGCGGATAAAATTGATACCGGTAAGTTGATTGGTAAAGATGGCAAAATGATCAATTCACTCAAGACGCTTATCTCTGGATGTAAAGCCAAAGATGGCATCTCTTATCGAGTGACTGTCAAAGCTAACGATGAATAA
- a CDS encoding RluA family pseudouridine synthase, whose protein sequence is MEKAYKLLALQEGISNRAAKDLIDRGVVYAAGKKVSVARGELSSSTKFKVEKIAPIKVIFEDEFIMAVDKPAFMTSEEVAEIKKLPLLHRLDRETSGVLLLTKDDEFRQKAVIAFKKREVQKEYLAIVEAKIVEDMEINAPIMTIKKGNTAYSKISSEGKEAISHVEPLMYEGKRSKIKVRIETGRTHQIRVHLKSIGASILGDTEYGGRPHKRLMLHASKIMLLGYIFQTKEPEDFIKFSV, encoded by the coding sequence ATGGAAAAAGCCTATAAATTATTAGCCTTGCAAGAAGGCATCTCAAACCGTGCAGCGAAAGATTTGATCGATCGTGGCGTTGTGTATGCTGCTGGTAAAAAAGTCAGTGTCGCACGTGGAGAGCTCAGTTCGAGTACGAAATTTAAAGTTGAAAAAATTGCACCGATCAAAGTCATTTTTGAAGATGAATTCATCATGGCAGTGGATAAGCCTGCTTTCATGACCTCAGAAGAGGTTGCAGAAATCAAAAAATTGCCTCTTTTGCACAGACTTGATCGCGAAACCAGTGGGGTTTTACTCTTAACCAAAGATGATGAGTTTCGCCAAAAAGCGGTCATCGCGTTTAAAAAGCGTGAAGTGCAAAAAGAGTACTTAGCCATTGTGGAAGCAAAAATCGTGGAAGACATGGAGATCAATGCGCCTATTATGACGATCAAAAAAGGCAATACGGCTTACAGTAAGATCAGCAGCGAAGGCAAAGAGGCGATCAGCCATGTTGAACCTTTGATGTATGAGGGCAAACGCTCCAAAATCAAAGTGCGCATCGAAACAGGCAGAACGCATCAAATCAGGGTGCATCTTAAAAGCATCGGGGCTTCCATTTTGGGTGACACCGAGTACGGTGGACGTCCTCATAAACGTTTGATGTTGCACGCTTCAAAAATTATGCTTCTAGGGTATATTTTTCAGACGAAAGAACCTGAAGATTTTATTAAATTTAGCGTTTGA
- the waaA gene encoding lipid IV(A) 3-deoxy-D-manno-octulosonic acid transferase: MNFLYYVLATLLYLLALPYLLYLRFKPKYKDSIPARFFLKHNPSFSEGGIWFHACSFGEVRSLSPLIEKIDPSSLRLSVITQTGFHEACKHAKAEVRYLPFEIFLPFWIRKQKVLIVMEAELWPLLFIVAKAKGMRTVLLNARISDHSYASYQRFAWVYRWILSHIDLVLAQSEQDAQRLQHLGAKLVQVSGNIKMFGTYTLSHAYAKAEGKRVVVVASTHEGEEALILSHVNLLPNDQLVVVPRHPERFLNVGLFLSEYAQNQGKRYACLSKQPTLDADVILCDTMGELINLYAIADIVILGGSFVEGVGGHNPLEPAFFGVKLISGASIFNQKVLFEAVENSITCKIEDLKNIFDSIEDYPKSAISHRSDIAPLLEQILGS, from the coding sequence TTGAACTTTCTGTACTACGTTTTGGCAACGCTTCTTTATCTCTTAGCGTTGCCGTATTTACTGTACCTTCGCTTTAAGCCTAAATACAAAGATTCGATTCCCGCACGCTTTTTTTTGAAACACAATCCTTCTTTTTCAGAAGGTGGCATTTGGTTTCATGCGTGCTCTTTTGGTGAAGTTCGCTCCCTTAGCCCTTTGATAGAGAAAATTGATCCATCTTCCCTTCGCCTGAGCGTGATCACCCAAACAGGGTTTCACGAAGCGTGCAAACATGCAAAGGCGGAGGTTCGCTATCTGCCTTTTGAGATTTTTTTACCGTTTTGGATACGCAAGCAAAAGGTATTGATCGTGATGGAGGCGGAACTTTGGCCTTTGTTGTTTATCGTCGCCAAAGCCAAAGGGATGCGAACCGTTTTACTGAACGCTAGAATATCCGATCACTCGTATGCTTCGTATCAGCGTTTTGCTTGGGTCTATCGTTGGATTTTGAGCCATATCGATCTTGTCTTGGCCCAAAGTGAGCAAGATGCGCAAAGGCTTCAGCATTTGGGTGCGAAGTTGGTTCAAGTCAGTGGAAATATCAAAATGTTTGGTACGTACACCCTGAGTCATGCGTATGCTAAAGCTGAGGGTAAACGCGTCGTGGTTGTTGCAAGTACGCATGAGGGTGAAGAGGCTTTGATCTTATCGCATGTGAACCTCTTGCCAAACGATCAGCTCGTTGTCGTTCCTAGGCATCCTGAACGATTTTTAAATGTGGGTCTGTTTTTAAGCGAATATGCTCAAAATCAGGGCAAACGTTATGCGTGTTTATCGAAGCAGCCTACGTTGGATGCCGATGTTATTTTGTGCGATACAATGGGTGAACTCATTAATCTCTATGCGATTGCAGATATTGTGATTTTAGGAGGTTCCTTTGTGGAAGGTGTGGGTGGACATAATCCGCTAGAACCTGCTTTTTTTGGAGTCAAACTCATTAGTGGCGCGTCTATTTTCAATCAGAAAGTGCTTTTTGAGGCAGTTGAAAATAGCATTACATGTAAGATTGAAGATTTAAAAAACATTTTTGATAGTATCGAGGATTACCCCAAGAGTGCTATCTCTCATCGTAGTGACATTGCGCCACTCCTTGAGCAAATATTAGGAAGTTAA
- the trmD gene encoding tRNA (guanosine(37)-N1)-methyltransferase TrmD, with amino-acid sequence MRFSYVTLFEGLIASYFEDSILKRAIAKELLSVEFFNPRDYTLNKHGKVDDYQASGGAGLVLFPQPLFDLLRSIKHASPEAYIIFPTPSGKLFTQNDAKRLAKKKHLVFVSGRYEGIDERVIETFADELFCIGDYVLTGGELPSLVMSDAISRNIKGVLGNEDSLSMESFESPLLEAPCFSKPPIYENKSVPSEFLKGNHAKITSLKNKMSESKTKYFRPDLFSRFNAKH; translated from the coding sequence ATGCGATTTTCCTATGTGACACTCTTTGAAGGGTTGATCGCTTCATATTTTGAAGACTCCATTTTAAAACGTGCCATTGCCAAAGAGCTTTTGAGTGTTGAGTTTTTTAATCCACGCGATTATACGCTGAACAAACATGGTAAAGTCGATGACTATCAAGCCAGCGGTGGAGCAGGGCTTGTGCTTTTTCCTCAACCGCTGTTTGATCTTTTACGTTCCATCAAACACGCATCCCCTGAAGCGTATATTATTTTCCCGACACCTTCTGGAAAACTCTTTACGCAAAATGATGCTAAACGACTCGCAAAGAAAAAACATCTGGTTTTTGTGAGTGGTCGTTATGAGGGAATTGATGAGCGCGTCATCGAAACATTTGCCGATGAGCTTTTTTGCATAGGTGATTATGTGTTAACGGGAGGAGAACTTCCGAGTCTTGTGATGAGTGATGCGATCAGTCGTAATATCAAAGGGGTTCTTGGAAACGAGGATTCTTTGAGCATGGAGAGTTTTGAGAGTCCTCTTTTAGAGGCACCGTGTTTCTCAAAACCGCCGATTTATGAAAATAAATCAGTGCCCTCAGAGTTTTTAAAGGGAAACCACGCTAAAATCACAAGCTTAAAAAATAAAATGTCTGAATCTAAGACAAAATATTTCAGACCCGATCTGTTTTCTCGCTTTAACGCGAAGCATTAG
- the ffh gene encoding signal recognition particle protein, whose translation MLEVLTDSFRSAINKIRFSDDEKSLKSALENLKKALLKADVHHKIVRDLLRNVELETKAKGIGQVNFLRSLKTHLTTILTVPGHQGFVFASKPPTTVLMVGLQGSGKTTTTVKLANYLKLKQKKVLVVACDLQRLAAVEQLRQLCSANEIDLYFEDASANPVSIAKNAMKKAKEGLYDVILVDTAGRLAIDAELMDQLEAIKKELTPDEIFYVADSMTGQDAVKSAVTFHEKITLSGVILSKFDGDGKGGVALGIAEQTNVPLRFIGVGEKVADLEHFIPDRIVSRLMGEGDLETLAEKTSGIINEKQAKAMTQKIKKGQFNFNDFLDQMEQMKKLGSMKSLIGMIPGLSQMAGKLQDVDMENSVEMKRIKAMIGSMTKKEREDPELLNNSRKRRIAEGSGLSQVEVNRFLKQFGNAAKMAKKFSGKKGMQDLQNMLSQSKHAHLR comes from the coding sequence GTGCTTGAGGTTTTAACCGATTCGTTTCGTTCAGCGATCAATAAAATACGTTTCAGCGATGATGAAAAGTCTTTAAAAAGTGCTCTAGAGAACCTTAAAAAAGCGCTTCTCAAAGCCGATGTTCACCATAAAATCGTACGTGATTTACTGCGTAATGTTGAACTTGAGACAAAAGCAAAAGGCATTGGACAAGTCAATTTTTTACGCTCTTTAAAAACACATTTAACCACAATTTTAACCGTTCCAGGACATCAAGGGTTCGTTTTTGCTTCCAAGCCTCCAACCACCGTGTTGATGGTCGGTTTGCAAGGAAGTGGTAAAACAACCACAACCGTAAAATTAGCCAATTATCTTAAACTCAAACAAAAAAAAGTGTTAGTCGTTGCGTGCGATCTTCAACGTTTGGCGGCAGTTGAGCAATTGCGCCAACTCTGTTCAGCCAATGAGATCGATCTTTACTTTGAGGATGCGAGCGCAAATCCTGTGAGTATCGCTAAAAATGCGATGAAAAAAGCCAAAGAGGGCTTATACGATGTCATTTTGGTCGATACAGCAGGCCGTTTAGCGATTGATGCTGAGCTGATGGATCAACTTGAAGCGATTAAAAAAGAGCTCACTCCGGATGAGATCTTTTACGTAGCAGATTCCATGACCGGTCAAGATGCTGTTAAAAGTGCAGTGACTTTCCATGAAAAAATTACGCTCAGTGGTGTCATCTTAAGTAAATTTGATGGTGATGGTAAGGGTGGTGTTGCACTTGGTATTGCGGAGCAGACCAATGTTCCTCTTCGATTTATCGGTGTGGGCGAAAAAGTTGCAGATTTAGAGCATTTTATTCCTGATCGTATCGTGAGTCGTTTAATGGGCGAGGGCGATCTTGAAACCTTGGCTGAAAAGACCAGTGGCATCATTAACGAAAAACAAGCCAAAGCAATGACCCAAAAGATCAAAAAAGGGCAGTTTAACTTTAATGACTTTTTAGATCAGATGGAGCAGATGAAAAAGCTTGGAAGTATGAAATCACTCATTGGGATGATTCCCGGACTTTCACAAATGGCAGGAAAGCTTCAAGATGTCGATATGGAAAACTCCGTTGAGATGAAACGCATTAAAGCGATGATAGGCTCAATGACCAAAAAAGAGCGTGAAGACCCAGAATTATTGAATAATAGTCGAAAAAGACGCATTGCCGAAGGCTCAGGTCTTTCGCAAGTAGAAGTCAATCGCTTTTTAAAGCAGTTTGGAAATGCTGCGAAGATGGCGAAGAAATTCTCGGGTAAAAAGGGAATGCAAGATCTTCAAAATATGCTCTCACAAAGCAAACACGCACACCTTCGTTAA
- the rpsP gene encoding 30S ribosomal protein S16, with protein MATVVRLTRMGRNKTPFYRIVVTDSRKKRDGGSIETIGYYNPLTEPQVIKFDAERLAYWKSVGAKMSDRVAKITGK; from the coding sequence ATGGCAACAGTTGTAAGATTAACACGAATGGGTAGAAATAAAACTCCATTTTACAGAATCGTCGTAACAGACAGCAGAAAAAAACGTGACGGTGGATCAATCGAAACAATCGGTTACTACAATCCATTAACAGAGCCACAAGTGATCAAATTTGATGCTGAAAGACTTGCTTACTGGAAAAGCGTTGGCGCAAAGATGAGTGACAGGGTTGCTAAAATCACGGGTAAATAA
- the rimM gene encoding ribosome maturation factor RimM (Essential for efficient processing of 16S rRNA), producing MNNLSSLIEVAQIGRLVGLKGELKLHLQCDFPEQFKKGKTFTTQKGETLEVFSFNQTRGLISFVGYQSREAAAKLVNTFLLTTQENSISECALQEGEFFWFDLIDANVIDEDGTALGTVDEIERIAVTDYLVIKTAEALVQKGLSKTFYLPYIERYILTFDKAKKEVLSKDGLGILENS from the coding sequence ATGAATAACCTATCTTCCCTCATTGAAGTCGCTCAAATCGGGCGACTCGTGGGCTTAAAAGGTGAGCTTAAACTTCACCTTCAATGTGACTTTCCCGAACAGTTTAAAAAAGGCAAGACGTTTACCACCCAAAAAGGTGAGACACTTGAAGTCTTTTCGTTCAATCAAACACGGGGGCTTATCTCGTTTGTTGGGTATCAAAGCAGAGAAGCGGCTGCTAAATTGGTCAATACTTTTTTGCTGACAACACAGGAAAATTCCATCAGTGAGTGTGCGCTTCAAGAGGGCGAATTCTTTTGGTTTGATCTGATTGATGCAAATGTGATTGATGAAGATGGAACTGCTTTGGGCACCGTGGATGAAATTGAGCGTATTGCAGTGACGGATTATTTGGTCATCAAAACCGCTGAGGCATTGGTGCAGAAGGGGCTTTCTAAAACGTTTTATTTGCCCTACATTGAACGTTATATCCTAACGTTTGACAAGGCGAAAAAAGAGGTTCTAAGCAAAGACGGTTTAGGAATTTTGGAGAACTCTTAA
- a CDS encoding restriction endonuclease, producing the protein MFKYSYNQLFEPTIHSLKQLGGSGSIDEIEEKVIEILHLTEAEINDIHRGNTTKLEYRLAWARTYLKRYGLLDNSARGIWALTEKGFKDQKIDDLEIRQFVSKAVKSLSHCKSQDLQQDIQNEEDILELELGDEVSELTWQEELLDILKKIHPQAFERLCQRFLRELGFINVEVTQYSNDGGIDGKGVIRLGGVMSFHVVFQAKRYKDSVSASIVRDFRGAMIGRADKGVIITTGTFTREAKKEAQRDGAPPIDLIDGNDFVSKLRELNLGINIELVEKVNVNKEWFENF; encoded by the coding sequence TTGTTTAAGTATAGCTATAATCAACTTTTTGAACCAACGATCCACTCATTAAAACAACTTGGAGGATCTGGCTCAATTGATGAAATTGAAGAAAAAGTGATTGAGATTCTTCACTTAACCGAAGCAGAAATTAATGATATACATAGAGGTAATACAACAAAATTAGAATATAGACTTGCATGGGCGAGAACATATTTAAAGCGATATGGGCTTCTTGATAATTCGGCAAGAGGTATTTGGGCATTAACGGAAAAAGGGTTTAAAGATCAAAAAATTGATGACCTTGAAATTAGGCAATTTGTCAGTAAGGCAGTTAAAAGCCTATCTCATTGTAAAAGCCAAGATCTGCAGCAAGATATTCAAAATGAAGAAGACATTTTAGAATTAGAACTGGGTGATGAAGTATCAGAGTTAACATGGCAAGAAGAGTTATTAGATATTTTAAAAAAAATTCATCCTCAAGCTTTTGAAAGATTATGCCAAAGATTTTTGCGAGAATTGGGGTTTATCAACGTTGAAGTAACACAATATAGTAATGATGGAGGAATTGATGGTAAGGGCGTTATTCGACTAGGTGGTGTTATGTCATTCCATGTTGTTTTTCAAGCAAAAAGATATAAAGATTCAGTAAGTGCTTCGATTGTAAGAGACTTTAGAGGAGCAATGATAGGTCGCGCAGATAAAGGTGTCATTATTACAACAGGAACATTTACTCGTGAAGCTAAAAAAGAGGCTCAACGTGATGGAGCCCCTCCAATAGATTTAATTGATGGAAATGATTTTGTCAGTAAATTAAGAGAACTTAACTTAGGTATTAATATTGAATTAGTTGAAAAAGTTAATGTGAATAAAGAATGGTTTGAAAATTTTTAA